The Paraburkholderia sp. ZP32-5 genome includes a window with the following:
- a CDS encoding DegQ family serine endoprotease, translating into MNAKTLSRSAVAVAVAVALSAGYVAGHRDVPAPQIISPAQAAAAMMPAEAAAKTGIPDFSGLVETYGPAVVNISAKHVVKQTALRGNGGNGGSLNGNQLPIDPNDPFFQFYKHFFGGVPGMQGGGGEGGEAPDQPSASLGSGFIISNDGYILTNAHVVDGANVVTVKLTDKREFKAKVVGADKQSDVAVLKIDASNLPTVKIGDPRQSKVGQWVVAIGSPYGFDNTVTSGIISAKSRSLPHENYTPFIQTDVPVNPGNSGGPLFNLQGEVIGINSMIYSQTGGFQGLSFAIPINEAIKVKDDLVKTGHVSRGRLGVAVQGLNQTLADSFGMQKPQGALVSSVDAGGPAAKAGLQPGDVILSVNGDEVSDSSDLPAKIAGLAPGSSATLKVWRDKASKDVKVTIGSFSDAKLASAGKAEQQTQLQGRLGVAVRPLTPEEKSSASVSHGLLVQQAGGAAASAGIQPGDVILAVNGRPVTSIDQLKQMISGAGNSIALLIQRDNAQIFVPVDLG; encoded by the coding sequence ATGAACGCGAAAACCTTGTCCCGCAGCGCTGTTGCTGTAGCTGTCGCCGTGGCGCTTTCCGCCGGCTACGTGGCGGGTCATCGCGACGTGCCCGCACCGCAGATCATCTCGCCCGCGCAAGCCGCGGCGGCGATGATGCCCGCGGAAGCCGCCGCCAAGACTGGCATCCCCGATTTCTCAGGCCTCGTCGAAACCTACGGCCCGGCCGTCGTCAATATCAGCGCGAAGCACGTGGTCAAGCAGACCGCGCTGCGTGGCAACGGCGGCAATGGCGGCAGCCTCAATGGCAACCAGTTGCCGATCGATCCGAACGATCCGTTCTTCCAGTTCTACAAGCACTTCTTCGGCGGCGTGCCGGGCATGCAAGGCGGTGGCGGCGAAGGCGGCGAAGCGCCCGATCAGCCGAGCGCAAGCCTGGGCTCCGGTTTCATCATCAGCAATGACGGCTATATCCTGACCAACGCGCACGTCGTCGACGGCGCGAACGTCGTCACCGTCAAGCTCACCGACAAGCGCGAGTTCAAGGCGAAGGTGGTCGGCGCCGACAAGCAGTCCGACGTCGCCGTGCTCAAGATCGACGCGAGCAATCTGCCGACCGTGAAGATCGGCGATCCGCGTCAGAGCAAGGTCGGTCAGTGGGTGGTCGCGATCGGGTCGCCGTACGGCTTCGACAACACCGTGACCTCCGGCATCATCAGCGCGAAATCGCGCTCGCTGCCGCATGAAAACTACACGCCGTTCATCCAGACCGACGTGCCGGTGAATCCGGGTAACTCGGGCGGTCCGCTCTTCAACCTGCAAGGCGAAGTGATCGGCATCAACTCGATGATCTACTCGCAGACCGGCGGCTTCCAGGGCCTGTCGTTCGCGATTCCGATCAATGAGGCAATCAAGGTCAAGGACGATCTGGTCAAGACCGGTCACGTGAGCCGCGGCCGTCTCGGCGTCGCGGTGCAGGGCCTGAACCAGACGCTCGCCGACTCGTTCGGCATGCAGAAGCCGCAAGGCGCGCTGGTCAGCTCGGTCGACGCCGGCGGTCCGGCAGCCAAGGCTGGCCTGCAGCCGGGCGACGTGATCCTGTCGGTGAACGGCGACGAAGTCAGCGACTCGTCGGATCTGCCGGCCAAGATCGCGGGCCTCGCGCCAGGCAGCTCGGCAACGCTGAAGGTGTGGCGCGACAAGGCCAGCAAGGACGTGAAGGTGACGATCGGTTCGTTCTCGGACGCGAAGCTCGCGTCGGCGGGCAAGGCCGAGCAGCAGACCCAGCTGCAAGGCCGTCTCGGCGTCGCGGTGCGTCCGCTCACGCCGGAAGAGAAGAGCAGCGCGTCGGTGTCGCATGGTCTACTGGTGCAGCAGGCGGGCGGTGCGGCGGCGAGCGCCGGCATCCAGCCGGGCGACGTGATTCTCGCGGTCAACGGCCGGCCGGTCACGAGCATCGATCAGTTGAAGCAGATGATTTCGGGCGCGGGCAATAGCATCGCGCTGCTGATCCAGCGCGACAACGCGCAGATCTTCGTGCCCGTCGATTTGGGCTGA
- a CDS encoding ATP-binding protein produces MRSIRRQLLFWLLALVLLGVGIAGWLIYRQALAEANELFDYQLEQIAAALPAEPFSQVLGRDTGDEGIVLQIWNRNGMLMYYSRPRAPLAPRAELGFSTERTERGEWRVYGAIVGDNVVQLAQPLSVRNRLAANVALRTLWPLIVLLPLLGLAVWVIVGRGLRPLRRVASALDTRHPEALDPLPDKRLPLEVQPLVRALNGLLDRLATALDIQKAFVADAAHELRTPLAAVQIQAQLVARAKDDKARSEALADLQTGVTRATRLAEQLLALARAEPDGGAVSGTLDLRELLQECVATYAPLAMNRGVDLGIEASEAATVTGNAEALRVMFNNLVDNATKYTPHGGRVDVSLRIENGRPVVRIADSGPGIDPAERERVFDRFYRVGAGANRARTDVAGSGLGLAIVRRIATQHHAQVSLDESPAGGLQVTVRF; encoded by the coding sequence ATGCGCTCGATTCGCCGTCAGTTGTTGTTCTGGCTGCTCGCGCTCGTGCTGCTCGGCGTCGGTATCGCGGGATGGCTGATTTACCGGCAGGCGCTCGCCGAAGCCAACGAACTGTTCGATTACCAACTGGAGCAGATCGCCGCGGCACTGCCGGCCGAGCCGTTCTCGCAGGTGCTCGGGCGCGATACCGGCGACGAAGGCATCGTACTGCAGATCTGGAATCGCAACGGCATGCTGATGTACTACTCGCGGCCGCGCGCGCCGCTCGCGCCGCGCGCCGAGCTGGGCTTTTCGACGGAGCGAACCGAGCGCGGCGAATGGCGTGTGTATGGTGCGATCGTCGGCGATAACGTCGTGCAGCTCGCGCAGCCGCTGTCGGTGCGCAACCGGCTCGCGGCGAACGTCGCATTGCGCACGTTGTGGCCGCTGATCGTGCTGTTGCCGCTGCTTGGTCTCGCGGTGTGGGTGATCGTCGGACGCGGGCTGCGGCCATTGCGGCGCGTGGCGAGCGCGCTCGACACGCGTCATCCCGAGGCGCTCGATCCGCTGCCGGACAAACGCTTGCCGCTCGAAGTGCAACCGCTCGTGCGCGCGTTGAACGGCCTGCTCGACCGGCTCGCCACGGCACTCGATATCCAGAAGGCGTTTGTCGCCGATGCCGCGCACGAATTGCGTACGCCGCTCGCCGCGGTGCAGATTCAGGCGCAGCTCGTCGCGCGCGCGAAGGACGACAAAGCGCGCAGCGAAGCGCTCGCCGATCTGCAGACCGGCGTCACCCGCGCGACGCGTCTTGCCGAGCAACTGCTCGCGCTCGCGCGCGCCGAGCCGGACGGCGGCGCGGTGAGCGGCACGCTCGATCTGCGTGAACTGCTGCAGGAGTGTGTCGCGACCTACGCGCCGCTTGCGATGAATCGCGGCGTCGATCTCGGCATCGAGGCAAGCGAGGCCGCCACCGTCACCGGCAACGCCGAGGCGCTGCGCGTGATGTTCAACAACCTCGTCGACAACGCGACCAAGTACACGCCGCATGGCGGGCGCGTCGACGTCAGCCTGCGCATCGAGAACGGACGGCCAGTCGTGCGGATCGCCGATAGCGGGCCGGGCATCGACCCGGCCGAGCGCGAGCGCGTGTTCGACCGCTTCTATCGCGTGGGCGCCGGCGCGAATCGCGCGCGCACCGACGTGGCGGGCAGCGGCCTTGGTCTCGCGATCGTGCGCCGGATCGCCACGCAACATCATGCGCAGGTGTCGCTCGACGAATCGCCCGCGGGCGGCTTGCAGGTCACCGTGCGCTTCTGA
- a CDS encoding response regulator yields the protein MRILLVEDDRMIAEGVRKALRGEGFAVDWVEDGEAALRAAASQPYDLALLDLGLPKRDGLEVLRTLRARGHALPVLIVTARDAVADRVKGLDAGADDYLVKPFDLDELGARMRALIRRQSGRSDSTIRHGNVTLDPASHQVTLDGAPVALSAREFALLEALLARPGAVLSKSQLEEKMYGWGEEIGSNTVEVYIHALRKKLGAELIRNVRGLGYMIAKDA from the coding sequence ATGCGCATCCTGCTAGTCGAAGATGACCGGATGATCGCCGAAGGCGTGCGCAAGGCGCTGCGCGGCGAAGGTTTTGCCGTCGACTGGGTCGAAGACGGCGAAGCGGCGTTGCGCGCGGCCGCCTCCCAGCCTTACGACCTCGCGCTGCTCGACCTCGGTCTGCCCAAGCGCGACGGCCTCGAAGTGCTGCGTACGTTGCGTGCGCGCGGCCACGCGCTGCCGGTGCTGATCGTCACCGCGCGCGATGCGGTGGCCGATCGCGTGAAGGGCCTCGATGCCGGCGCTGACGATTACCTTGTCAAACCTTTCGATCTCGACGAACTCGGCGCGCGCATGCGCGCACTGATCCGGCGCCAGTCCGGCCGCAGCGATTCGACGATCCGGCATGGCAACGTGACCCTCGATCCTGCGTCGCACCAGGTCACGCTCGACGGCGCGCCGGTCGCGTTGTCCGCGCGTGAATTCGCGCTGCTCGAAGCGCTGCTCGCGCGGCCGGGCGCGGTGCTGTCGAAAAGCCAGCTCGAAGAAAAGATGTACGGCTGGGGCGAGGAGATCGGCAGCAATACGGTCGAGGTCTACATCCATGCGCTGCGCAAAAAGCTCGGCGCCGAGCTGATTCGCAACGTGCGCGGCCTGGGTTACATGATCGCGAAGGACGCCTGA